Proteins encoded by one window of Lathyrus oleraceus cultivar Zhongwan6 chromosome 1, CAAS_Psat_ZW6_1.0, whole genome shotgun sequence:
- the LOC127105502 gene encoding uncharacterized protein LOC127105502 yields the protein MELGRRNTKKYTFKCPDLTELKKLGSMIVSPEDFRAQYGRLMDYQLMPTLEEYSYWFGLPVSNKLLFSGSEKTSTAIVEALHLETSVVKDNFTKKGGILGLTSRFLLEKAFIFVEVDSRDAFEAIFALLIYGIVLFPNIDDFMDVNAIQIFLIGNPVPTLLGDTYHSIHHRTKKGGGTILCCAPLLYKWFISHLPRSRHFRENPQKLRWSQRFMSIDQGSIHWYDPSYDVGVIIDSFGEFPNVPLIGVHGGINYNPILARRQLGYPMADKPDNLLLSGFFYLNDEESSGLKDRIIHAWRNIHRKGKDRLGRENCVAFEPYTQWVCARANELKMPYALEKTSFPFAITSSSTIPIENREEFQEVLDRLKLERDTWEGYRPQNVEAPVVTVVMSVPPPVVHTTPYNEENIFHVAPSEVVGVDERLEGFQDQFLEMQREINALRGKDLFGKTAFEL from the exons GG ACTACCAACTTATGCCTACTCTAGAAGAATACTCTTATTGGTTTGGTTTACCAGTCTCTAACAAATTACTATTTAGTGGTTCAGAGAAGACATCAACAGCTATTGTAGAAGCACTTCACCTAGAAACGTCTGTTGTGAAGGACAACTTCACTAAAAAAGGAGGGATTCTAGGTCTAACCTCTAGATTCCTCTTGGAGAAAGCCTTTATCTTTGTAGAAGTAGATAGTAGAGATGCCTTTGAAGCCATTTTTGCTCTACTCATTTATGGAATTGTACTCTTCCCAAACATTGATGACTTCATGGATGTTAATGCTATACAGATCTTCTTAATTGGTAACCCAGTACCTACATTACTTGGAGATACCTACCATTCTATCCATCATAGGACTAAGAAAGGTGGTGGAACCATTCTTTGTTGTGCACCTCTcctatataagtggtttatttctcacttgcccAGATCCAGGCACTTCAGGGAGAATCCACAGAAGCTCAGATGGTCTCAGAGGTTCATGTCCATTGATCAAGGGAGTATACATTGGTATGACCCCTCCTATGATGTTGGAGTAATTATTGACAGTTTTGGTGAATTTCCTAACGTACCTCTCATTGGTGTACATGggggaattaactacaaccccaTCCTTGCCAGACGCCAGTTAGGATATCCTATGGCAGATAAACCTGACAACCTTCTGTTGTCAGGTTTCTTTTACCTCAACGATGAAGAGAGTTCCGGTTTGAAGGATAGAATCATACATGCTTGGCGCAAcattcataggaaaggaaaagACCGATTAGGAAGAGAGAATTGTGTTGCTTTTGAGCCCTACACCCAATGGGTTTGTGCTAGAGCCAATGAACTTAAGATGCCATATGCTCTTGAGAAAACCTCATTCCCTTTTGCTATAACATCATCATCCACCATTCCTATTGAGAATAGGGAAGAGTTTCAAGAAGTTTTGGATAGGTTGAAATTGGAAAGAGACACTTGGGAAG GATACCGCCCTCAAAACGTTGAAGCTCCAGTAGTGACTGTTGTGATGTCTGTACCTCCTCCTGTGGTGCATACAACTCCTTATAATGAAGAAAACATTTTTCACGTTGCTCCAAGTGAAGTTGTGGGAGTAGATGAAAGGTTAGAGGGATTTCAAGATCAGTTCTTAGAAATGCAAAGGGAAATCAACGCTCTTCGAGGTAAGGATCTTTTTGGTAAGACCGCTTTCGAACTCTGA